The Salinibaculum sp. SYNS191 genome has a window encoding:
- a CDS encoding MFS transporter, producing MFRSIWSDPHRRRWVGWAALAGAFVLVNFHRVSTAVLADTLASVFDTTGAQLGLLHSAFFYIYAPMQLFAGVLADRMGTRRVATVGSGVMGLGVLWFALSGSYVEGFLARVLIGLGGGVIYIATLRYCANWFRADEFATVTGLTLSASAVGGLLAATPLAVLVGSVGWRDGVFGVGVVGFLFTAGVFAFVRDSPEIAGLPSIEGAPKAAEQTLSEVLTGVRAVFAERETWIMGVMLFFATGMNFTVMGLWGVPYIVQAYGLSVPAASVYTLVGNAGLVVGSPVLGWLSDRLERRTGIILAAAVVYLAAYASIVALGTPPLWYVGVVFFSVMFLLGGFTLSYTVIKERHASERSGTATGTINGMAFLGAAVLPGVMGWVLDVFWTGETVAGSRVYTLVGYRVAFGVAAASGLIALVCAAWLHRRTR from the coding sequence ATGTTCCGGAGCATCTGGTCCGACCCGCACAGGCGCCGGTGGGTCGGCTGGGCAGCCCTCGCCGGCGCGTTCGTCCTCGTGAACTTCCACCGCGTCTCGACAGCGGTCCTCGCGGACACGCTCGCGAGCGTCTTCGACACGACCGGTGCACAGCTGGGCCTCTTGCACTCCGCGTTCTTCTACATCTACGCGCCGATGCAGCTCTTCGCCGGCGTCCTCGCCGACCGGATGGGCACCCGCCGCGTCGCCACCGTCGGCTCCGGCGTCATGGGACTGGGCGTCCTCTGGTTCGCCCTCTCCGGGAGCTACGTCGAGGGATTTCTCGCGCGCGTGCTCATCGGCCTCGGCGGCGGCGTCATCTACATCGCCACGCTGCGGTACTGCGCGAACTGGTTCCGCGCCGACGAGTTCGCCACGGTCACTGGCCTCACACTCTCCGCGTCGGCCGTCGGCGGCCTGCTCGCCGCCACCCCGCTCGCGGTTCTCGTGGGGTCCGTCGGCTGGCGCGACGGCGTCTTCGGGGTCGGCGTCGTCGGGTTTCTCTTTACCGCCGGCGTCTTCGCGTTCGTCCGGGACTCCCCGGAGATTGCCGGACTCCCGAGCATCGAGGGCGCGCCGAAGGCCGCCGAGCAGACCCTCTCTGAGGTGCTCACCGGCGTCCGCGCCGTCTTCGCCGAGCGCGAGACGTGGATTATGGGCGTCATGCTCTTCTTCGCGACGGGGATGAACTTCACCGTCATGGGACTCTGGGGCGTCCCCTACATCGTGCAGGCCTACGGCCTCTCCGTTCCGGCGGCGTCGGTCTACACGCTCGTCGGAAACGCCGGCCTCGTCGTCGGGTCGCCGGTGCTGGGCTGGCTGTCGGACCGCCTCGAACGCCGGACCGGCATCATCCTCGCCGCCGCCGTCGTCTACCTCGCCGCCTACGCCAGCATCGTCGCTCTCGGGACACCCCCGCTGTGGTACGTCGGCGTCGTCTTCTTCAGCGTGATGTTCCTGCTCGGCGGGTTCACGCTCTCCTACACCGTCATCAAGGAACGGCACGCATCGGAGCGGTCGGGGACCGCCACCGGGACGATAAACGGGATGGCCTTCCTCGGCGCGGCGGTCCTCCCCGGTGTCATGGGCTGGGTGCTGGACGTGTTCTGGACCGGCGAGACAGTCGCCGGCAGCCGCGTCTACACGCTCGTCGGCTACCGCGTCGCCTTCGGCGTCGCCGCGGCGAGCGGACTCATCGCGCTCGTCTGTGCGGCGTGGCTCCACCGCCGGACGCGATAG
- a CDS encoding acyl-CoA thioesterase gives MSDTPYTYETDVTVRFRDLDVMKQVHNAVVLQYVEEARVRYFRDVLDVDITEMNGAIARQEIDYAGPVTFDAAVTVRYRVASIGEASLTMAFEVVADGEVAASGEVVHVVLDEANEPTAVPSSWRMDIRDFEDVPVERS, from the coding sequence ATGAGCGACACGCCCTACACCTACGAGACGGACGTGACCGTCCGCTTTCGCGACCTCGACGTGATGAAGCAGGTCCACAACGCCGTCGTCCTCCAGTACGTGGAAGAGGCCCGCGTCCGCTACTTCCGGGACGTGCTCGACGTAGACATCACGGAGATGAACGGCGCTATCGCCCGTCAGGAGATAGACTACGCGGGACCGGTCACATTCGACGCCGCGGTGACGGTCCGCTATCGCGTCGCCAGCATCGGTGAGGCCAGCCTCACGATGGCGTTCGAGGTCGTCGCCGACGGCGAGGTGGCGGCCAGCGGCGAGGTGGTCCACGTCGTCCTCGACGAGGCGAACGAACCGACCGCCGTCCCTTCGTCCTGGAGAATGGACATCCGGGACTTCGAGGACGTGCCGGTCGAGCGCTCGTAG